In Bacteroidota bacterium, the genomic window TTGAGGGGTATCTTGTTCTTGGACCGAGAGCCTTGAATGACAGCGTAATGGAATACAGGTCGAAGGCGGCCGGCGATTTTCGTCTTATTAACAGACTTCAAGACAACCTGAGGAACATTCTTTCAGATCGGAGACTTCGCGAACGAGGAATCGACCCCGCAGTGATGAACGAACTGCGTGTTGCGCTCGACATCAAGACAGTGAAAGTGACGAAAGAAGGGGGGGAGGAAACGAGCTTCATGAAGACATTCTTCTCTGCATACGTGTTTTTGATGGCACTCTTCTTCTTGATACTCACCTCCGGTCAATTGCTTGTACGGAGTGTACTGGAAGAGAAATCGAACCGTATCATTGAAGTGCTTGTGTCGTCGTGCACGCCTTCCGAGTTGATGACGGGGAAAGTGCTGGGGTTGAGCGCGCTCGGGTTTACGCAGATCGGTTTTTGGGCGTTGATTGCCCTGGCGTCTACAGCGAAGTTCGGCACAGCGGCGTTTCCTCCGGCGAATCAGATGCTGTTAATGCTTGTATATTTTGTGCTCGGCTACCTGTTCTACTCGGCCATTTTTATCGCATTGGGAACGCCCGTAACAACGGAGCAGGAAGCGCAACAGATCAACGGTTATCTGGTCATGTTTCTGATTCTCCCGGTTGCCCTCGTTGTGCCGGTAATGCAGCAACCGAATGCCCTGTGGGTGAAAATCGTGACGTACATTCCCCTGATGACGCCGACGTTCATGGCGTTGCGGATTCCGATTCAAATGCCGGCATTGGTGGAAATTCTTGCAACAATCGCCATTATGATTGTTTCCATTTACTTCATGATGATTGTCGCAGGAAGAATATTCAGAGTCGCAATTCTCGCCACAGGTAAAAGAGCAAGCATTGGCGAGCTGGTCCGATGGGTAAAGGAAGGATAAGATGATGCAAAATTTGCTGAAGTCCGGACACATTGGTTTGTACTGCATTCTCACGCTGGTATTCTCTGTTCAAGAATCGAACAGTCAAACGGCAGCATCAGTTGTACGAACATTCGTTGATGCAATCAATTCGCACGACATTGACGCGATAGCGAACGTTATGACAAGCGATCATCTGTTTGCTGATGCACACGGCAACCGATTAGTAGGGAAAGAGAAGATGCGGGCGGCTTGGAATCTCTACTTCTCGTGGTTCCCGGACTATACTATCGAACTGCAATCGGTAATTGTGCAGAACGATACCGTCGCTGTCTTTGGCTTCGCCCAGGGGACGTTTCAACGTACTTCTTCTTCAGACAACAATAATCACTGGCGCCTTCCTGCAGCGTGGAAAGCGGTCGTGTCTCGCGGAAAGATGAGCGAGTGGCACGTCTTTGCCGATACGAAGGTTCCGTTCGACATCATGCAGCGGTTCATGCAAACATCCGTCCAATCGATGGAGCGGGCTACCGGTATCGGTGGTGTGTTCTTCAAATCCAAAGATCCGACAGCGCTGGTGAAATGGTACGACGAGCATCTCGGTACGAAGTTCGGCGATGCGCAGCACTACAGTTTCCGTTGGCGTGAACTCAACGACCGTGATTCGGTTGGCAGGACTGTGTTGGGTATTTTTGGTGAGGAGACGAAGTACTTTTTGCCGAGCGAGAAGCCCTTCATGCTCAATTTCCGAGTGAAGAATCTCGAAGCCCTCCTTGCAAAGTTGAGAAAGGAGAACGTCAGAGTTGAGGAGAAAGTGGAATCGTACGAATACGGAAAGTTCGGGTGGATACTTGACCCTGAAGGCAACAAAATTGAACTATGGGAGCCGATTGACGGCCCCTTGGAAAATGTAGAACCAACGAAATGAAAGAGATGAAGCGATGAAGAAAGATCTGCTGAACATGAAACAGATTGCCGTTCTGCTTGTTTTGCTTGCCGCATTTGGTTCGTCAAGCGCTCAAGTGATTCTGCCATCGAAACAAAGTACTAGTCTTAGGGAAAATGTGTTCGGGCTCGGGTTTTTTGGCGGAGCTTCCGGCGGAATCGGCCTCAGCTTCCGTCATCATTTGCCGTCGCCGCTCAGCTATCAGATCACCGGAGGAATCATCAAGCTCGACGGCAAGCTCCGCTCGGATATCGGCGCCGAGATACATTATGATTTGGCGCGGGGAAGCGGCACACGGTTTTTCGTGGCAGGTGGATTCGGGTACTACTATTCGGGAAGTGACGGCAACAACGAAATGAAATCGGCAACCCGCGGGGGTTTCGGGCTTGGCGGCGAATGGGTGATGAGCGGCGGGTTGCATTTTCTCGCGGAAGGTATGTTCACATTCTTCAGCGACGGGAATATCCTCCCGCTGCCACAGATTGGATTTTACTACTATTTCTACTAGTTGAAGTGTTGCGCGGTTTCTCTACGGTGTTGGGTCCTTTTCATTCAACACCAATGGGAGCGTGAGAGAGAAGGTGGCAATTCGTTGCTTCTCAACGGATTTTCTCATACCTTTATTCCGTTCAATCTGAACAGTTTCCACCATTCTTTGACACATCCGTGACTGTTGAATTAGTTCTGTTTTACCTTTTCGGCTCGGTTGCCGTCGGGACCGGGCTCGGTATGATTTTGCAACGCAATCCGCTTCTCAGTGCCTTACTACTCGTCGGAAACTTCTTCTGTATCGCCGCTTTGTACCTGTTGCTCCAGCAACAATTTCTTGCCGTTATTCAAATCGTGGTGTACACCGGTGCAATTATGGTGCTGGTTGTGTTTGTGATCATGTTGCTGAATCTTGCGGAAGATCATCCCCAACCCCAAAAACATTCTGTGTACTACTCCATTACTGTTGCTCTCGTGATCGGGTTCTTGGTGGAGTTGGTGTACATTCTGATGTTCAAAGACCGAACCCCGGCCGGATTTCACCCCGATGCGGGAAAATTAGGAACCGTTGAATCAATCGGCGATGCGCTGTTCAACAAATTTGTACTGCCGTTTGAAGTAGCTTCCGTCTTGCTGCTTGTGGCGGTTGTTGGCGCAGTGCTTCTTGCCAAAAAACGTCTCCCGTAATGCTTCGATGACCATGTCCCTTGACCTTCACATGTATCTTGGATTAAGTGCAATGCTGTTTTGCATCGGCGTTGCCGGCGTTCTGACGAGACGGAATGTTATCGTCGTGTTTATGTGTATCGAATTGATGTTGAACTCCGTGAACCTGTCGCTGGCGGCTTTTTCATCACATCTTGGAGACCCGACCGGACAAGTGCTGGTATTTCTCGTCATGGCTGTGGCGGCTGCAGAAGCTGCGGTGGGACTCGCAATTGTGATTGCAATGTTCCGCAACAAACAGACGGTGAACATCAACGATATCAATATCCTGAAATGGTGATATGCACCTCCGGATTTTGAA contains:
- a CDS encoding NADH-quinone oxidoreductase subunit J yields the protein MTVELVLFYLFGSVAVGTGLGMILQRNPLLSALLLVGNFFCIAALYLLLQQQFLAVIQIVVYTGAIMVLVVFVIMLLNLAEDHPQPQKHSVYYSITVALVIGFLVELVYILMFKDRTPAGFHPDAGKLGTVESIGDALFNKFVLPFEVASVLLLVAVVGAVLLAKKRLP
- the nuoK gene encoding NADH-quinone oxidoreductase subunit NuoK, with the translated sequence MSLDLHMYLGLSAMLFCIGVAGVLTRRNVIVVFMCIELMLNSVNLSLAAFSSHLGDPTGQVLVFLVMAVAAAEAAVGLAIVIAMFRNKQTVNINDINILKW
- a CDS encoding ABC transporter permease — its product is EGYLVLGPRALNDSVMEYRSKAAGDFRLINRLQDNLRNILSDRRLRERGIDPAVMNELRVALDIKTVKVTKEGGEETSFMKTFFSAYVFLMALFFLILTSGQLLVRSVLEEKSNRIIEVLVSSCTPSELMTGKVLGLSALGFTQIGFWALIALASTAKFGTAAFPPANQMLLMLVYFVLGYLFYSAIFIALGTPVTTEQEAQQINGYLVMFLILPVALVVPVMQQPNALWVKIVTYIPLMTPTFMALRIPIQMPALVEILATIAIMIVSIYFMMIVAGRIFRVAILATGKRASIGELVRWVKEG
- a CDS encoding nuclear transport factor 2 family protein; the protein is MMQNLLKSGHIGLYCILTLVFSVQESNSQTAASVVRTFVDAINSHDIDAIANVMTSDHLFADAHGNRLVGKEKMRAAWNLYFSWFPDYTIELQSVIVQNDTVAVFGFAQGTFQRTSSSDNNNHWRLPAAWKAVVSRGKMSEWHVFADTKVPFDIMQRFMQTSVQSMERATGIGGVFFKSKDPTALVKWYDEHLGTKFGDAQHYSFRWRELNDRDSVGRTVLGIFGEETKYFLPSEKPFMLNFRVKNLEALLAKLRKENVRVEEKVESYEYGKFGWILDPEGNKIELWEPIDGPLENVEPTK